In Nitrospinota bacterium, a single genomic region encodes these proteins:
- a CDS encoding segregation/condensation protein A, which yields MVDYKVHLDVFEGPMDLLLHLIKEQEINIYDIPISKITKQYFEHLEHMKQLNLEVAGEWLIMAATLTYIKSKMLLPVVPTEDGEEEGVDPRDELVRRLIEYKKFKEAAQGLREKELIQNSTFARTFITEWDEDDADYLKEISVTKLMEAFRKILIKAGEEGLYEIKLEEISITEKIAYVLEMLEKTPRTRFEDLFSEAKGKMELVGTLLALLELMKQQMIRVFQEKEFGPIWVQASEDEGDESREGEIETVSAIINEIDA from the coding sequence ATGGTTGATTACAAAGTACATCTGGACGTTTTTGAGGGGCCGATGGACCTGCTCCTGCACCTTATAAAGGAGCAGGAGATAAACATTTACGATATCCCCATATCCAAGATCACAAAGCAGTATTTCGAGCACCTTGAGCATATGAAACAGCTCAATCTTGAGGTCGCAGGCGAATGGCTGATAATGGCGGCAACGCTTACATACATAAAATCGAAAATGCTCCTCCCGGTCGTGCCGACCGAGGATGGCGAGGAGGAAGGGGTCGATCCCCGCGATGAGCTTGTAAGACGCCTCATCGAATATAAAAAATTCAAGGAAGCCGCCCAGGGATTGAGAGAGAAGGAACTTATTCAGAACTCCACGTTCGCCAGAACATTCATCACCGAGTGGGACGAAGACGACGCCGACTACCTCAAGGAGATATCGGTGACAAAACTCATGGAGGCGTTCAGGAAGATACTAATAAAGGCGGGGGAAGAAGGGCTTTACGAGATAAAGCTCGAAGAGATATCGATAACGGAAAAAATAGCATATGTTCTTGAAATGCTGGAAAAAACGCCTCGCACAAGGTTTGAGGACCTGTTTTCGGAAGCAAAAGGGAAAATGGAGCTTGTCGGAACGCTCCTGGCCCTCCTTGAACTCATGAAACAGCAGATGATACGGGTTTTTCAGGAGAAGGAATTCGGACCCATCTGGGTGCAGGCATCGGAGGATGAGGGGGACGAGAGCCGCGAGGGGGAAATTGAAACTGTAAGCGCGATTATCAACGAGATAGACGCATGA
- a CDS encoding rRNA pseudouridine synthase has translation MTTWKTMKKKIANTTTKKRTKKRKNSSEGTRLQKILADAGLFSRRKAEEAIKEGRIAVNGETVTEPGAKADPSSDSITCDGRQVKAVSKTYIILNKPAGVLCTTYDPEGRPTVLDITKEIKQKVSPVGRLDYNTTGLLILTNDGAFAQKMMRPSSKIIKKYHAKVRGTVSEKTLSRMRYGITLEGIKYRFADVKLVRTSGNNSFLTIDLTEGKKHHIRIVCETLGNPVVKLSRVAFGPIKLSNLPLGAYRHLSEKEVKALKNAAS, from the coding sequence ATGACGACTTGGAAGACGATGAAGAAGAAGATAGCGAACACGACGACGAAGAAGAGGACGAAGAAAAGGAAAAATAGCAGCGAGGGGACAAGGCTTCAGAAAATTCTCGCGGACGCCGGCCTCTTTTCAAGAAGAAAAGCGGAAGAGGCGATAAAAGAGGGGCGGATTGCCGTAAACGGCGAAACGGTCACCGAGCCGGGCGCCAAGGCCGATCCGTCATCCGATTCGATCACATGCGACGGACGGCAGGTCAAAGCCGTATCCAAAACATATATCATCCTGAACAAACCTGCCGGAGTGCTATGCACTACTTACGATCCGGAAGGGAGACCTACGGTACTTGACATAACAAAGGAGATAAAACAGAAGGTAAGTCCGGTGGGGCGTCTCGATTACAACACGACCGGCCTCCTCATCCTCACGAATGACGGCGCATTTGCCCAGAAGATGATGCGCCCGTCGTCTAAGATCATTAAAAAGTATCATGCCAAGGTACGGGGCACGGTGAGCGAGAAGACATTAAGCCGTATGCGCTACGGCATTACCCTTGAAGGGATAAAATACCGCTTCGCCGATGTTAAGCTTGTTCGCACCTCGGGGAACAACAGTTTTCTCACCATCGACCTCACGGAAGGGAAAAAACATCACATCCGCATTGTCTGCGAAACGCTCGGCAATCCGGTGGTAAAACTCTCCCGCGTCGCCTTCGGGCCGATAAAGCTGTCGAACCTCCCGCTCGGCGCCTACCGTCATCTTTCCGAAAAAGAGGTCAAAGCATTAAAGAACGCCGCGTCATAA
- the scpB gene encoding SMC-Scp complex subunit ScpB, which translates to MKLSEEAQALEAVLFVSDGPVSAENIKSVLEGMENSNIPSIVEEINEKLEGHALCIVEIAEGYQLRTKPEHVETIKRFHKLERSTRLSHAALEVLSIIAYKQPITRQEVEDIRGVDSSGVIGKLLDKTLIKTMGRKKVPGKPMTFGTTKKFLEYFGLVKLSDMPMLKEFPENFDEEITQPSLALDGIDEDSGEKDENDIQLEEEAAMIEPAEEDYDDLEDDEEEDSEHDDEEEDEEKEK; encoded by the coding sequence TTGAAACTGAGTGAAGAAGCGCAAGCGCTGGAAGCGGTCCTGTTCGTATCGGACGGCCCAGTCTCCGCTGAAAATATTAAATCTGTTCTTGAGGGTATGGAGAACAGCAACATCCCTTCAATAGTCGAGGAGATCAATGAAAAACTGGAGGGGCACGCCCTCTGCATAGTGGAGATAGCGGAAGGATACCAGCTCCGCACGAAACCTGAGCATGTGGAAACCATTAAGAGGTTCCACAAGCTGGAACGCTCCACGAGGCTCTCCCATGCCGCGCTGGAGGTCCTCTCCATAATCGCCTACAAACAGCCGATAACAAGGCAGGAAGTTGAAGACATCAGGGGGGTGGACAGTTCCGGCGTAATAGGGAAACTTCTAGACAAGACCCTGATAAAAACGATGGGGCGCAAAAAGGTGCCCGGTAAACCGATGACCTTCGGCACAACAAAAAAGTTTCTGGAATATTTCGGACTGGTAAAACTTTCCGATATGCCGATGCTCAAGGAATTCCCCGAAAACTTCGACGAAGAGATCACGCAGCCGAGCCTGGCGCTTGACGGCATCGATGAAGATTCAGGAGAAAAGGACGAAAACGACATTCAACTAGAGGAAGAAGCGGCAATGATAGAGCCCGCAGAGGAAGATTATGACGACTTGGAAGACGATGAAGAAGAAGATAGCGAACACGACGACGAAGAAGAGGACGAAGAAAAGGAAAAATAG